In Deltaproteobacteria bacterium HGW-Deltaproteobacteria-6, a single window of DNA contains:
- a CDS encoding molybdenum cofactor guanylyltransferase — MTDKKNGTTGIILAGGKNSRMGTNKAFLEIDGIRLIDKTINIYHELFSEIIIVTNDPLSYVEFTNAIIVTDIYKGKGPLGGIYTGLFYAKNNYAFACPCDMPFLNQDFIEYLTGQSGKHDVIVPELAEGYQPLHAIYSRNCLPSIKRLLLMDKLKITGFYRDMRVLPINEHQISPFNKNGRLFQNLNTPEDLEQLIEK, encoded by the coding sequence TTGACGGATAAGAAAAACGGCACCACAGGGATAATTCTCGCAGGCGGCAAAAATTCCCGCATGGGGACTAACAAAGCGTTTCTGGAAATCGACGGAATTCGCCTGATTGATAAGACAATCAATATTTATCATGAGCTATTTTCCGAAATCATTATCGTCACGAACGATCCCCTGTCCTATGTCGAATTCACAAACGCGATTATTGTCACCGATATTTACAAAGGAAAGGGACCGCTCGGGGGTATCTACACAGGGCTTTTTTACGCGAAAAATAATTACGCATTTGCCTGCCCCTGTGACATGCCGTTTCTCAATCAGGATTTCATCGAATATCTGACCGGTCAATCAGGAAAGCACGATGTCATCGTCCCGGAACTTGCCGAAGGGTATCAGCCCCTGCACGCCATTTACTCGCGCAATTGTCTGCCTTCCATTAAACGTCTGCTGCTGATGGATAAACTCAAGATCACCGGTTTTTACAGGGACATGCGCGTGCTACCGATTAATGAACATCAGATTTCCCCGTTTAACAAAAACGGACGTCTCTTTCAAAATTTGAACACACCGGAAGATCTGGAGCAGTTGATCGAAAAATAA
- a CDS encoding carbonic anhydrase yields the protein MIEKNVKTDFSATVSSPVIGEGTFVHPLAAVIGNVILGSNVMVAPTASVRGDEGQPLYVGNDTNVQDGVVIHALETELNGKPVEKNLMEVDGKKYAVYVGNRVSLAHQVQIHGPAVVMDDTFVGMKVLVFKSFVGKNCVIEPGVILMGVKVADGRYVPVGSVIKTQAEADALPVITADYPLKDMNKGVLHVNKALAKGYLAAAK from the coding sequence ATGATTGAAAAAAACGTCAAAACGGACTTCAGCGCAACCGTATCCTCACCGGTGATCGGAGAAGGCACGTTTGTTCATCCGCTTGCAGCTGTAATCGGCAATGTGATTCTGGGAAGTAATGTGATGGTCGCGCCGACGGCCTCAGTGCGCGGCGACGAAGGCCAGCCGCTTTATGTCGGCAACGATACCAATGTCCAGGACGGCGTGGTTATTCACGCATTAGAGACGGAACTGAATGGCAAGCCGGTGGAAAAGAATCTGATGGAAGTCGATGGGAAAAAATATGCGGTTTATGTGGGAAACCGTGTGTCGTTGGCCCATCAGGTGCAGATTCACGGGCCGGCAGTCGTCATGGACGATACGTTTGTCGGCATGAAAGTTCTGGTGTTTAAATCGTTTGTCGGGAAAAACTGTGTCATTGAACCCGGCGTAATTTTAATGGGCGTCAAAGTGGCCGACGGCCGCTACGTGCCGGTCGGATCGGTCATCAAAACCCAGGCCGAAGCGGATGCGCTGCCCGTGATCACCGCCGACTATCCGCTCAAGGATATGAATAAAGGCGTGCTGCACGTGAATAAGGCGCTGGCCAAGGGCTATCTGGCAGCAGCAAAATAG
- a CDS encoding dephospho-CoA kinase: MLNVGLTGGIACGKSTVAEMFVRLGGHLIDFDKLAHEVQEPGKPAWQDVVNCFGSEILQPDRRIDRNKLGAVVFNYPAKLKRLNTIVHPRVFEEWCRRLEEIQTQAPHAIVFSDVPLLFEGGMQHLFELTILVMIAPVQQIERLMTRNAVCRDDAELRLNSQMPIGEKVGLADIVIDNSCDVFETEKKVADVWRDLLEREKNKRN; encoded by the coding sequence ATGCTAAACGTTGGCTTAACAGGCGGTATCGCCTGCGGGAAATCCACTGTGGCGGAAATGTTTGTGCGTCTGGGCGGGCATCTGATTGATTTTGATAAGCTGGCTCACGAAGTGCAGGAACCGGGAAAGCCCGCTTGGCAGGATGTTGTCAACTGTTTCGGCTCGGAGATTTTGCAGCCGGACCGGAGAATCGACCGCAACAAACTGGGGGCGGTTGTTTTCAACTATCCGGCAAAGCTCAAAAGGCTCAACACCATCGTTCATCCGCGCGTTTTTGAAGAGTGGTGCCGACGACTGGAAGAAATTCAAACGCAGGCGCCTCACGCTATCGTCTTTTCGGATGTCCCTCTTTTATTTGAAGGAGGAATGCAGCATTTGTTTGAATTGACGATTTTAGTGATGATTGCGCCTGTACAGCAAATTGAGCGCCTCATGACGCGAAATGCCGTTTGCCGGGATGATGCTGAGCTTCGCTTGAATTCTCAGATGCCGATTGGAGAAAAAGTCGGTCTTGCCGATATTGTGATTGATAATTCCTGCGACGTTTTCGAAACGGAGAAGAAAGTGGCTGACGTATGGCGGGATTTGCTGGAACGGGAAAAGAATAAAAGAAACTGA
- a CDS encoding efflux transporter periplasmic adaptor subunit: MKKDYRVGLMTATVFITVGLLLGGCGDKKGGPPPVPEVAVVTIQSKPVATTTELTGRTSANLVAEVRPQVGGIIQKRLFTEGADVRAGQVLFQIDPALYQSALENAKAALARSEAQLTAIQLKTNRLRELLAEKAVSQQDYDDASAALKQTQADIQYAKATLETARINLKYTTISAPISGRIGRSSVTEGALVTTQQPVALATIQQLDPMYVDVTQSTTEILRLRTQIQEGQLDQNSKNQQKVRLVLVDGKEYPLKGDLKFRDVTVDPTTGSVILRIVFPNPNGVLLPGMFVRAIVQEGIRKNAILIPQQAVSRDPKGNPLTLIVDDKGMVQQRQITLDRAIGDAWLVSSGIEQGERVIIEGTMKVKPGVSVKAVPFENGGKTKHTAPPAKTN, encoded by the coding sequence ATGAAAAAAGATTACAGAGTCGGGCTGATGACTGCTACAGTCTTTATTACCGTGGGTTTGCTTCTGGGCGGATGCGGTGACAAGAAGGGCGGTCCTCCTCCGGTTCCCGAAGTTGCAGTTGTCACCATCCAGTCGAAGCCGGTGGCTACCACAACCGAACTGACCGGCCGGACATCCGCCAATTTAGTTGCCGAAGTGCGTCCCCAAGTGGGCGGTATCATCCAAAAGCGCCTGTTCACGGAAGGCGCTGATGTGAGGGCCGGTCAGGTACTCTTTCAAATCGATCCCGCCCTCTATCAGTCGGCACTCGAAAATGCCAAAGCCGCGCTGGCCCGTTCCGAGGCTCAGCTTACAGCCATTCAATTGAAAACGAATCGATTGCGGGAATTGCTTGCTGAAAAGGCTGTCAGTCAACAGGATTATGACGATGCATCCGCGGCATTGAAACAAACGCAGGCAGACATACAATATGCAAAAGCAACGCTTGAAACAGCCCGCATTAACCTGAAATACACCACCATTAGCGCGCCTATTTCGGGCCGTATTGGAAGATCCAGCGTCACGGAGGGCGCCCTGGTGACAACTCAGCAGCCCGTGGCATTAGCCACCATACAGCAGCTGGATCCCATGTATGTGGATGTTACCCAGTCCACCACTGAGATTCTTCGTTTGCGAACCCAGATACAGGAAGGTCAACTGGATCAGAACAGCAAAAATCAGCAAAAGGTGCGACTCGTTTTAGTTGATGGCAAAGAGTATCCATTGAAAGGGGACCTTAAATTTCGCGACGTCACCGTCGATCCGACCACGGGATCCGTCATTCTACGTATTGTGTTTCCCAATCCGAATGGTGTTCTGCTGCCGGGCATGTTTGTCCGGGCCATCGTCCAGGAAGGTATTCGTAAAAATGCCATTCTGATTCCCCAACAGGCCGTATCGCGTGATCCCAAAGGGAATCCTCTGACATTAATTGTGGACGACAAGGGAATGGTCCAACAGCGGCAGATTACGCTTGACCGTGCCATCGGTGATGCCTGGCTTGTTTCATCCGGCATTGAGCAAGGCGAACGGGTTATTATCGAGGGGACAATGAAGGTGAAACCCGGTGTTTCCGTAAAAGCTGTTCCTTTTGAAAACGGCGGGAAAACGAAGCATACCGCCCCGCCCGCCAAAACAAATTAA
- a CDS encoding molecular chaperone DnaJ: MLIKSPSVKNEKKNACLSCGTTKDIKNRRYCSVKCRQHLRQKLNTRSGLLQALNTRYASFYFTDEMIILDVVPHGIREIFRYTALRTDDLKPAEDFGVLTNRLGDAWWAEEKKTKKNYLASRRVLELAERHVISEGLMRPRLIKVATAKPENLVLLDMAKADLSSRELIKMIKNAYRRQVKIHHPDAGGKAATFRKIHEAYKELLLWAEHPTFIRRRGFSDKWYYDGDNKKWVQPVPVKK, translated from the coding sequence ATGTTAATCAAAAGCCCTTCCGTTAAAAATGAAAAGAAAAATGCCTGTCTTTCCTGCGGCACGACTAAAGATATTAAAAATCGCCGCTATTGTTCTGTAAAATGCCGTCAGCATCTGCGGCAAAAACTCAACACCCGGAGCGGTCTGCTGCAGGCCTTGAACACGCGCTACGCATCCTTTTATTTTACCGACGAAATGATCATTCTGGATGTTGTCCCTCATGGTATCCGGGAAATATTCCGTTATACGGCTTTACGCACGGATGACTTGAAACCGGCCGAGGATTTCGGAGTTCTGACCAACAGGCTGGGTGATGCCTGGTGGGCGGAAGAAAAGAAGACCAAGAAAAACTATCTGGCTTCCCGTCGGGTTCTGGAACTGGCGGAAAGACATGTGATTTCAGAAGGGCTGATGCGGCCGCGATTAATCAAGGTTGCCACAGCCAAACCGGAAAATTTAGTGCTGCTGGATATGGCCAAGGCTGACCTGAGCTCCCGCGAACTGATTAAAATGATCAAAAACGCTTACCGGCGGCAGGTTAAAATTCATCATCCTGATGCGGGCGGCAAGGCCGCCACTTTCCGCAAGATCCATGAAGCCTATAAAGAACTGCTGCTCTGGGCCGAACATCCGACATTCATCAGGCGCCGCGGCTTTTCCGACAAATGGTATTATGACGGCGACAACAAAAAATGGGTTCAGCCGGTGCCGGTGAAGAAATAA
- a CDS encoding pantothenate kinase, which yields MLLVIDVGNTNTVLGLYDGEHLVHDWRIRTEIDHTIDEYGVLISNLYHSSRMKEKEIKAVTAIIISCVVPPMLNILEPLCVKYFNIKPMIVGPGIKTGMPIFYDNPKEVGADRIVNAVAAFHKYRQESIIVDFGTATTFDYVSPKGEYMGGCIAPGIVISSDALFARASKLPRVEFSKPKTVITKDTVSAIQAGIMFGYAGLVDGIVARMKAEVKTKPMVIATGGLARVVAQEAKSIDKIEEMLTLEGLRLIYDLNNKPC from the coding sequence ATGCTGTTAGTCATTGATGTCGGTAACACCAATACCGTCTTAGGTCTCTATGACGGCGAACATTTAGTCCACGACTGGCGGATCCGGACGGAGATTGATCACACCATTGATGAGTACGGCGTTCTGATCTCCAATCTTTATCATTCCAGCCGGATGAAAGAAAAAGAGATCAAGGCTGTTACGGCGATTATTATTTCCTGCGTTGTTCCCCCGATGCTCAATATCCTGGAGCCTCTCTGCGTCAAGTATTTTAACATCAAACCGATGATTGTAGGGCCGGGCATCAAAACGGGCATGCCTATTTTTTATGATAATCCCAAGGAAGTGGGCGCGGACCGGATTGTCAACGCGGTCGCCGCTTTTCACAAGTATCGTCAGGAATCCATTATTGTGGATTTCGGCACAGCGACCACCTTTGATTATGTCTCGCCCAAAGGCGAATACATGGGCGGCTGCATCGCGCCGGGTATCGTGATTTCCAGCGATGCGCTGTTTGCGCGCGCCTCCAAGCTGCCGCGCGTTGAATTCAGCAAACCCAAAACGGTTATCACGAAAGACACGGTCAGCGCTATTCAGGCAGGTATCATGTTCGGTTATGCGGGACTGGTGGATGGCATCGTAGCGCGCATGAAAGCGGAGGTCAAAACAAAACCGATGGTGATTGCGACGGGAGGACTGGCGCGGGTTGTAGCGCAGGAAGCAAAGAGCATCGATAAAATCGAAGAGATGCTGACGCTGGAGGGTTTGCGTCTCATTTATGATCTTAATAATAAACCATGCTAA
- a CDS encoding multidrug transporter, protein MNRTFLKTFEFCHFEEINDEKSKRFQTFKISPCGRNDTDPKFFLLLVVIVFLLGGCTLAPRYERPDAPVPSQWPTGAAYNTASAAPAPAVSELAWREFIIDETLQKIIEAALKNNRDLRVAALNAERAEALYGIGKVSILPSVNATGSWTKARVPADLSSSGSAMTSERYDVNLGITSWEIDFFGRIRSLKDQALEQYLATDEARRSAQMVLISTVTQAYLALAANREALQLVTKTLETQESTYKIIRKRHDVGMTSELDLMRAQSQVDIARGDVARYTQLTAQAENALHLLVGTPVLPELLPSQLAGIRPPREISAGLSSELLLRRPDVLAAEHQLKAANANIGAARAAFFPRISLTAVLGTASADLSGLFKSGSGAWSFTPQIVMPIFDARTWFAYDVTKIDKEIYVAQYEKAIQTAFREVADALAVKGTVNQQIEAQQSLVDALAVAYRLSGSRYAKGIDSYLSVLDAQRSLYGAQQGLIMLQLARLNNAVALYKALGGGEK, encoded by the coding sequence ATGAACAGAACCTTCCTCAAAACCTTCGAATTTTGTCATTTCGAGGAGATCAACGACGAGAAATCTAAACGTTTCCAAACTTTCAAGATTTCTCCCTGCGGTCGAAATGACACGGATCCAAAGTTCTTCCTTCTTCTAGTTGTCATCGTCTTCTTACTGGGCGGCTGTACCCTCGCCCCCAGATATGAACGCCCGGATGCTCCGGTGCCGTCCCAATGGCCGACCGGCGCAGCCTATAATACGGCATCCGCAGCACCGGCTCCTGCCGTATCAGAGCTGGCATGGCGTGAGTTCATCATCGACGAGACGTTGCAAAAAATTATTGAAGCCGCCTTGAAAAACAACCGCGATTTGCGTGTGGCGGCGCTGAATGCAGAGAGGGCGGAAGCGCTTTACGGCATCGGAAAGGTATCCATCCTGCCTTCGGTCAACGCCACAGGGAGTTGGACTAAAGCACGTGTTCCGGCTGACCTTTCATCCTCCGGCAGCGCCATGACTTCTGAACGATACGATGTCAACCTCGGCATCACATCCTGGGAAATAGACTTCTTCGGCCGTATCCGCAGTCTGAAAGACCAGGCACTGGAACAATATCTGGCCACGGACGAGGCCCGCCGCAGCGCGCAGATGGTGTTGATATCCACAGTGACACAGGCATATCTGGCCCTGGCTGCAAACCGGGAAGCGCTCCAACTGGTGACGAAAACACTGGAGACCCAGGAATCTACCTACAAAATAATCAGGAAACGCCATGATGTCGGCATGACATCCGAGTTGGATCTAATGCGCGCCCAAAGCCAGGTGGATATAGCGCGGGGCGATGTCGCCCGTTACACGCAGCTTACGGCGCAGGCTGAAAACGCTCTGCATCTTCTGGTTGGAACTCCGGTATTGCCGGAACTCCTGCCGTCCCAATTAGCCGGCATTCGCCCGCCCCGGGAGATATCCGCCGGTCTATCCTCAGAACTGCTCTTGCGCCGGCCCGATGTCCTGGCGGCGGAACATCAGCTCAAGGCGGCCAACGCCAATATCGGCGCCGCACGTGCGGCTTTCTTTCCCCGCATCTCACTGACGGCTGTTCTCGGAACCGCCAGTGCCGATCTCTCAGGACTCTTCAAATCCGGTTCGGGTGCATGGAGCTTCACTCCGCAGATTGTTATGCCGATCTTCGACGCCCGAACATGGTTTGCATACGATGTCACCAAAATAGACAAGGAAATATACGTGGCTCAGTATGAGAAGGCCATCCAGACGGCTTTTCGGGAAGTTGCCGATGCACTGGCCGTGAAGGGCACGGTGAATCAGCAGATCGAGGCGCAGCAATCTCTGGTTGACGCTCTTGCCGTGGCTTACCGCCTCTCCGGGTCCCGTTATGCAAAGGGCATTGACAGTTACCTCTCCGTTCTTGACGCGCAGCGCTCTCTCTACGGCGCACAACAGGGTTTGATCATGTTGCAGCTTGCCCGTCTCAACAATGCCGTTGCGCTCTATAAGGCGCTGGGCGGCGGCGAAAAATAA
- a CDS encoding biotin--[acetyl-CoA-carboxylase] ligase: protein MSCAMNLNQESLKQNLAGKFIGHQLHYYEEIGSTNDEAFRFGIQGAPEGTVLVAESQSGGKGRMQRVWHSPAGANIYTSVILRPHFEPAHATQISIAAGVAVAETLGPYCRSKVLLKWPNDVLIDGKKVCGILSQMKMSGNAIDFIVAGIGINVNLNREQFPQDIQSIATSLAMEAGREISREELIISLYENLSKWYRELLQSGFAPIREKWLCLSPMIGQTVSVLFREEAVSGKATGLGEDGSLILLTDTNKTIQVSAGDATILKR from the coding sequence ATGTCTTGCGCTATGAACCTGAATCAAGAATCCCTGAAACAAAATCTGGCCGGAAAATTTATCGGCCATCAGCTTCATTATTATGAAGAAATCGGTTCGACCAACGATGAGGCGTTTCGTTTCGGTATTCAAGGCGCGCCGGAAGGTACGGTGCTGGTTGCCGAAAGCCAGAGCGGGGGAAAAGGCAGGATGCAGCGCGTCTGGCATTCCCCGGCGGGTGCTAATATTTACACGTCCGTTATTTTGCGCCCTCATTTCGAACCGGCGCACGCGACGCAAATTTCCATTGCTGCCGGTGTTGCAGTGGCCGAAACCCTTGGCCCGTATTGCAGGAGCAAAGTACTGCTCAAGTGGCCCAATGATGTCCTGATCGACGGTAAAAAAGTCTGTGGAATTCTGTCTCAAATGAAAATGTCGGGAAACGCCATTGACTTTATTGTGGCGGGAATCGGTATTAACGTCAATCTGAACCGTGAACAATTTCCGCAGGATATTCAATCTATTGCCACCTCTCTGGCCATGGAGGCGGGGCGGGAAATTTCACGCGAGGAATTGATAATTAGCCTGTATGAAAATTTGTCAAAATGGTATAGAGAGCTTCTGCAAAGCGGGTTTGCCCCGATCAGGGAAAAGTGGCTTTGCCTGTCGCCGATGATCGGTCAGACGGTTTCGGTGCTGTTTCGGGAAGAAGCGGTGAGCGGCAAAGCCACTGGACTTGGAGAAGACGGTTCATTAATTCTTCTGACGGATACAAATAAAACAATTCAGGTCTCGGCAGGAGACGCGACAATTCTAAAGAGGTGA
- a CDS encoding TetR family transcriptional regulator: MLTSDKRTDIMQAALELIAERGFHDAPMSEIADHAQVAAGTIYRYFENKDVLINELFQEIEDRLMEVLLSNYPERKPVKEQFFYVFGELCRYLLTNPLHFRYMEQFFNSPYGISKRRDKLSGKNINQDRRDALKEIFDVGISQQILKDLPVSVLSSLAIGPMLYVIRDHTLGFVVLEEPLIRQITEACWDAIKR; this comes from the coding sequence TTGCTGACTTCCGATAAACGCACCGATATTATGCAAGCGGCCCTGGAACTTATTGCCGAACGGGGTTTTCACGACGCTCCGATGTCTGAAATAGCCGATCATGCGCAAGTGGCCGCCGGAACGATCTACCGGTACTTCGAAAACAAGGACGTGCTCATTAATGAGTTGTTTCAGGAAATTGAAGACAGGTTAATGGAGGTTCTCCTGTCCAATTATCCTGAAAGAAAGCCCGTAAAAGAACAATTTTTTTATGTATTCGGTGAACTTTGCCGATATTTATTAACAAATCCGCTTCATTTCCGTTATATGGAACAGTTTTTCAACTCCCCCTACGGAATCTCCAAACGCCGCGACAAACTTTCGGGCAAAAATATCAATCAGGATAGACGTGACGCACTCAAAGAAATCTTCGACGTGGGGATCTCTCAGCAGATATTGAAAGATTTACCGGTGAGTGTGCTTTCTTCACTGGCCATCGGTCCCATGCTCTATGTGATACGTGACCATACCCTCGGTTTTGTTGTATTGGAGGAACCTCTGATCCGGCAAATTACCGAAGCCTGCTGGGATGCAATTAAGAGGTGA
- a CDS encoding hydrophobe/amphiphile efflux-1 family RND transporter — MLSKFFLDRPVFAWVIAIIIMAVGCIAIYNLPISQYPQMAPPTIAISASYPGSSAETVENSVTQVIEQKMTGLDNLIYMSASSDSAGGSRLELTFKPGTDPDIAWAKVQNKVQSAMTNLPDVVESQGVQVSKSTRNYLLFVGLVSEDGSMDGTDLRDYAKSNLEKILARVPGVGEVEVFGGGYAMRVWLNPERLTVYNMTMEDVLAALKAYNVEVSAGQFGGAPAVPGQRLNASIIVQNMLSTPEEFAAIPLRTNPDGSIVRISDVGRTELGTEIYDIQVSNNGRPAAGIAIRQSPDANALDTADAVKAKMAEMSRFFPAGLKVVYPSDSTKFIKVSIDEVIKTLFIAIVLVFLVMWLFLGNMRATLIPTIAVPVVLLGTFAILGLFGFSINMLTMFAMVLAIGLLVDDAIVVVENVERIMAEEGLPPKEATAKSMEQITSALIGIGLVLSAVFGPMAFFPGSTGVIYRQFSITIISAMLLSVVVALILTPVLCAALLKPVKAGHQPAENAIFFMKPFFRWFDRAFFGFRDRYVQLIGHSLSRKKRYLVVFLVIVVIMGVLFLRMPTAYLPDEDQGILLAQVIMPTGTTLEQTGELTKQIEKYFNENEKEAVEMVMAITGIGFSGRAQNNGMVWIRLKDWHLRGRADLKAKAIVGRAMKTFSGYRNAMVFAFQPPPVPELGMSMGFDFQLLDRGGLGHQALMDGQYQLLGLMARDERVIKVRPNSMADVPQYRIDVDWAKAGALGIPITSIHNTLSAAFGSAYANDFVQGGRIKRVYIQADARFRMLPKDLEKLYVRNKSGTMVPFSSFAAGRWTSGSPRLTRFNGFPSINIWGEPAPGKSSGEAMQAMEEAMGKLPSGFGFDWSGLSYQERMASSQAPLLYAFSIFVIFLCLAALYESWTIPIAILLMLPLGVIGGVISSSMRGLANDVYFQIGLLTTLGLATKNAILIAQFAKSGVEERGMELIEATIEGAKLRFRPILMTSLAFGFGVLPLALTTGAGAGAQNAIGTSVLGGMISATVLVVIFSPLFFVLIEKLFGKRQKQKPDGTKDQSSFFTMFEKFFAKRNPKSTGESHVNPPEVK, encoded by the coding sequence ATGCTATCAAAATTCTTTTTGGATCGTCCGGTTTTCGCATGGGTCATTGCCATCATCATCATGGCGGTAGGCTGTATCGCCATCTATAACCTGCCCATTTCCCAATATCCGCAGATGGCTCCGCCCACTATTGCGATTTCAGCCTCATACCCCGGCTCGTCAGCCGAAACGGTGGAAAACAGCGTCACCCAGGTCATCGAGCAGAAGATGACCGGTCTGGATAATCTTATCTACATGTCCGCCTCCAGCGATTCTGCCGGCGGCTCCCGTCTGGAGCTGACCTTCAAGCCGGGGACCGATCCGGATATCGCCTGGGCCAAGGTGCAAAACAAAGTTCAATCCGCCATGACGAACCTCCCCGATGTGGTGGAGAGTCAGGGCGTTCAGGTCTCCAAGTCCACCCGGAACTATCTTTTGTTTGTCGGCCTGGTTTCGGAAGACGGCTCCATGGACGGTACGGATCTGAGAGACTATGCCAAATCCAATCTGGAAAAAATTCTGGCGCGCGTCCCCGGCGTTGGTGAGGTGGAAGTTTTCGGAGGCGGCTATGCCATGCGCGTCTGGCTTAACCCGGAACGCCTGACGGTTTACAACATGACCATGGAGGATGTGCTGGCCGCACTCAAAGCCTATAATGTGGAGGTTTCCGCAGGCCAGTTCGGCGGGGCGCCCGCCGTTCCCGGCCAGCGTTTAAATGCCTCCATCATCGTTCAGAATATGCTTTCCACGCCGGAAGAATTCGCGGCCATTCCTCTTCGCACCAATCCGGACGGCTCCATTGTGCGAATCAGCGATGTCGGACGAACCGAACTGGGCACTGAGATTTACGATATCCAGGTTTCCAACAACGGCAGACCTGCCGCGGGCATCGCTATCCGGCAGTCTCCGGACGCCAACGCCCTGGATACGGCTGATGCGGTAAAAGCAAAAATGGCGGAGATGAGCCGGTTTTTCCCCGCCGGATTAAAAGTCGTCTATCCCAGTGACTCGACCAAATTCATCAAAGTCTCCATCGATGAAGTGATCAAGACTCTGTTCATCGCCATCGTGCTGGTCTTCCTGGTGATGTGGCTTTTCCTGGGCAACATGCGGGCCACCCTGATTCCCACGATCGCCGTGCCGGTGGTGCTTCTGGGAACTTTCGCTATTTTGGGCCTCTTTGGATTCTCGATCAACATGCTGACGATGTTTGCCATGGTGCTGGCCATCGGACTTCTGGTGGATGACGCCATCGTAGTGGTGGAAAACGTGGAACGGATCATGGCCGAAGAAGGACTTCCACCCAAAGAAGCCACCGCAAAGTCCATGGAACAGATCACAAGCGCGCTCATCGGCATCGGACTGGTGCTCTCCGCCGTTTTCGGCCCTATGGCCTTCTTCCCGGGTTCAACCGGCGTCATCTACCGCCAGTTTTCCATTACGATTATTTCAGCAATGCTTCTTTCAGTGGTTGTGGCCTTGATCCTGACGCCGGTTTTGTGCGCCGCGCTCCTCAAACCGGTGAAAGCCGGACATCAACCGGCGGAAAATGCCATTTTTTTCATGAAGCCTTTTTTCCGGTGGTTTGATCGCGCTTTTTTCGGTTTTCGGGACCGTTACGTGCAACTGATCGGCCATTCCCTCTCCAGGAAGAAACGCTATCTGGTCGTCTTTCTCGTAATTGTCGTGATCATGGGCGTCCTGTTTCTGCGCATGCCCACCGCTTATCTTCCGGATGAAGACCAGGGAATCCTGCTGGCCCAGGTCATCATGCCCACCGGTACGACCCTGGAACAGACCGGAGAGCTCACGAAACAAATTGAAAAGTATTTTAATGAAAACGAAAAAGAAGCAGTGGAAATGGTGATGGCCATTACCGGTATCGGATTTTCGGGGCGGGCGCAGAACAACGGAATGGTCTGGATCAGGCTCAAGGACTGGCATTTGCGGGGCCGGGCTGATTTGAAAGCCAAGGCCATCGTGGGAAGAGCCATGAAAACCTTTTCCGGTTACCGCAACGCCATGGTGTTCGCTTTCCAGCCGCCGCCTGTTCCTGAACTGGGCATGTCCATGGGATTCGACTTTCAGCTGCTGGACCGCGGGGGTCTGGGTCATCAGGCCCTGATGGACGGACAATATCAGCTGCTCGGACTCATGGCCAGGGATGAGAGGGTCATCAAAGTCCGGCCCAACAGCATGGCGGATGTCCCCCAGTACCGCATCGATGTGGACTGGGCGAAAGCCGGCGCCCTCGGAATTCCCATTACCTCTATCCATAACACGCTTTCAGCGGCCTTCGGCAGCGCCTATGCCAACGACTTCGTTCAGGGCGGCCGCATCAAAAGGGTATACATACAGGCGGATGCCCGCTTCCGTATGCTGCCCAAGGATCTGGAAAAACTTTACGTTCGCAATAAATCGGGCACGATGGTCCCCTTTTCTTCGTTTGCCGCGGGTCGCTGGACGTCCGGATCTCCCAGACTGACGCGCTTTAACGGATTTCCCTCCATCAACATCTGGGGAGAACCCGCGCCCGGCAAAAGTTCAGGCGAAGCCATGCAGGCCATGGAAGAAGCGATGGGAAAGCTTCCCAGCGGTTTCGGTTTTGACTGGAGCGGACTTTCCTACCAGGAGCGGATGGCCAGCTCCCAGGCGCCGCTTTTGTATGCCTTTTCCATTTTCGTGATCTTTTTGTGTCTGGCCGCGCTTTACGAGAGCTGGACCATCCCCATCGCCATCCTGCTTATGCTGCCACTGGGGGTCATCGGCGGTGTCATCTCTTCAAGTATGAGAGGACTGGCCAATGACGTCTATTTCCAGATCGGCCTGCTCACCACGCTGGGGCTCGCCACCAAGAACGCCATTCTGATCGCCCAGTTCGCCAAGAGCGGCGTTGAGGAAAGGGGCATGGAGCTTATCGAAGCCACAATTGAGGGAGCAAAACTCAGATTCCGACCGATTCTCATGACATCGCTCGCCTTCGGTTTCGGGGTTCTGCCCCTGGCACTCACTACGGGTGCAGGCGCCGGGGCCCAGAATGCCATCGGAACGAGCGTGCTGGGAGGCATGATAAGCGCCACGGTCCTGGTGGTTATTTTTTCACCCTTATTCTTTGTCCTGATTGAAAAGCTCTTCGGAAAAAGGCAAAAACAGAAACCGGACGGCACGAAAGATCAAAGCTCCTTTTTTACTATGTTCGAAAAGTTTTTTGCTAAAAGGAACCCGAAATCGACCGGTGAAAGTCATGTGAATCCACCAGAGGTTAAATGA